aggaaatCATGTGGTCACAGATGCTCCAACACAGTAGAAACAGTAACTGATTAAATACCACATGTCCCAAAAAGTTGGATGAGTGTGGAaaagtttctcccactgaaaatgccaGTCCAACTGAACAGAATCTACTTTTTGTgaatttccttacctggatgattgagcatgcataaagaaaatatattacaaagttacaaaatataacaaaatgacTCTAATAGACACAAATGGCTCCAATTTTAAATATCCCAGTATATTATACAAAATGAAATACgtatgtatttttatattatggTTGACACTGAGGTGCCTCCCTTTTTACACTGTAATTCCTgcactttattttctttgtagAGGATTTGCAAAGAAACTGCAAGTATGCtgtctttttaatatttttatttgattttaataattttattcaGGAAGTAagaattttatttctatagcacatttataACAAAGGTGTTTTACTCTCTATTATGCTTGAATTCTCTTTTATTTGATTCTACATTGGGACTTGCTCAAAATCTTTGATTTTGGGCaattttattttgtcatatcCTACCTTTTAATTTTATCTGGTTTTAACTCCACAAAAGAAGGTATGTGGAAGCTTAGAGCTATTATTTGCTAGCGATCTTAGTGAGTTCTTAGGTTCCAAAGCACTTTTTACTTCAAGCCAAATTCACTGATCTAGACACTCATACAGCACATTATCACATGTTTTCTAACTAGCTTACATGTGTACAATGGAAGCAGCAGGGGTAATTTTGTGGTTTAGTATCTTGCTCAACAATAATTTGACATACAGATGGGTGTCGAATCTGTGTCTCGTTGGGCTCTGCAGGTAAGACTGAGGTGGTTttaaatgctgctgttttgtaatgatttgtaaaataacagaagctcataaataaataagttcACATTCGGTAAATATGTCGATGGGTGTGTTGGTGACCGGACAGGTTTAACGTCAAAAGTAAAGCTGGACTGAACCAATTAGAAACGTATGCAAATCTGAGGCGTAAACTCAGGCTAAACGTATCAAACTGTTCTCCTAAAGTTAGTGGAAAAGGAAACGTCTAGAAAAAATAACTATAGCCAGGTCCCCACATGTGGTAACAGGTAAAATCCACAAAGTTACCCATGGCTCAACACACGATCACTAAAGACTATGTCCAGATTGTGTACAATCCTGTGTCTAATGTCACTGGTTCAGTGGACAGCTCCTGACGGCGAGTCCCGAGAACCGTTTAGAGTCTGTGGCTGTTTCTGTGTAAAACACAACTATTGGGCCTAAGAAATGTGAAACTCATGAAAAAGGGGAGGGGAGAACACCCCATACAACAACCAGAAACCAGTTTTTGACACATCACCGGTGGACTGTGCAGTTCATGCTGCCTTCACTGGTCAGACGGGTTGTAGTAACTTTGTTGCTTCACGTAAAACGTGTTAGCTACAGAAACCCGTCAATATCAACTGTTTAATAATACCGTGTTGATTTTAAATTTATGACTCATCAGTTTTAGAATTGAATAGTAGGATCTCAGTCTAAATGACATGATCCACTGAGACCTGTGCGCTGTCACCTCAAAGAGAGATTTATTGGTTAGTGAGGTATTTTGGGATTGTAATTCAGAGTTTTAAATGGCAGGTAGATGGCTATTTTGGAAATGTGTTTTGGTCACAGGGTAAGCGCATCCTGTCTCTTAACCCTCCACTGAAGCCTTATACACACTGGAAGTAATTCGTAACAACATGGTGACAAAACACCAAAGAAGGTGAACAATATTTGATTGTGCAGTGCTGGCAACATAAAGTGGGCATTTTTCAGTACAAGTACATTAGAGGGTCATCAGATGTCTGCTTAAAAGTGATTTACAGCGAGCGAATCACTTCTAGTGTTAAAGTTTGGCTCAGTAGTTTGGTGGGTGGTTCTGAACAGAAACCAATTGGCTGCTGTGAAGGTGATGAATCCtcactctgttttcttttcttttcctcagctTCAGACCAGCAGATCTTCAGACAAGCTGGGATGAGTGTCAATCTGACATTTCTGGTTCCCACTGGCACCACATCTGTATGGCTAAAAAGACTTGAGAAATATAAAGACAATGAGAAATATATCTCCTACTGCAAAGACTTAACACCCACACATCCCAATGACCAGGAGGAGTCATTTAAGGATCGGGTGGAGGGGATGGACTGTAGCAATATCAGCGGCACCGTCTCAGTAACTTTGAAGAACCTGACCAGAAACGACAGTGGGACATACGAGCTTCAAGGGGTGGACCATGGTGGACGGCTCTTTAATAAAACTGTCTTCCTCAACGTTACTGACCCAGGTGAGACAGGCTTATTCACAACATTACCTCCCCTGGGTATACCACCGGGTGGGCGTAGTACAAAGCTAAACGGTACAATAAATTTGAAGAGCTTACTACAGAGATTGTTTGTTCAACATGAGTTACCATGGCGATATAACCTGATTTGGAGGCTGTtttatctggttttgctttgaATGGATTCAAATGCCAGCTCATCTTTTTGAGATGTGGTTTCTTGTGAAAGTCACAAATTAAATTTGTAAACTAGAACCAAAGAAACTGTGTGACATTCAAAATGTTGCCCGACCCCAGTTAAAGTCACACCAGTCTCAATAATCACGAGAAAATTACTTCAGATCAGGGAAAATGGTTAGTAATTATATCCAAAATTTGTGATGCCGTTCTGTTGCTGTTGTAACGCTTTTAACCAATAAGATTTATTTTAATCTTCTTTCTCTAAAATGTCTAGAAACACCCCTACTTTCATCtcttgaaatatcttttgagaGAACTTGtatctctttctcctttttttgccAGAgtaaagtaattggacaaacaAAAAATCTTCTGTAACTGAAAAACGAGCAATGATGATATAATACTATATACACAGACAAAACTACAAACCTGACAAAATGCCATGGTTAAATAAAAAGCACTATGTTAATGAAAGTCTATTTCATAATTTGAAATCATTCAAATGGATAATAGATGGTGGGGAATATTAGAATATCATCGTATCAGTGAAAGCAGCACAGGTTATTTTGGGGTTCAGTGTCTTGCTCAAGAATATTTTGACATATATACGAGAGGGGCCAGGGATCGAATCATGACCTGATATGCTCTACCTTCTGAGCcacagctggtctgagtgatgtgatcagagtgcagtagataatgtctgacagcagtttgaagaggaaatggattctgttctgttcttcactcatcacctacctgacagctgacacctcacacctgtttctcacctgcaggtcacacAGGAGGAGGGAAGAACAATGGAGACAGTAGAGGACATCTTGGACTGTTAGTCGGGCCTTTTGTTGTTCTGTTGgtctgtgtgcttgtgtgtgtgaagtgGCTTAAAAATCGCAGTAAAAAGAATTCAcccttttcttctcttcctAACAACGAAGCTGACAGAAAAATAGAGCAATCTGCAAATAATTCAGTAGTCTAGCAATTCTAAGTGAGACCACAAACACATTCTTGTCCAAAGCTCAAATTCTACAAAAACCTTTCCACTGCAATAAAGTGGAGGGGGTTTTGAGATTACTGCTTTAAAAACTGCATCCTCACAGCATAGAGATCCCTGTGACAGATACAGTTTGGTCGTTCTGTCTGTCCCTACATATCTTCTCTCTGTGTACTCGAGCTTCTTCCCAGTCCAAAGGTTTGCATGCTCGCCTAAATAGCGGTCCTATATTGGCCATAGATGTGTATTTGAGTGTGAGGTTGTCTCTGTGTCGGTTTCTGATGACTGGTGACCCGTCCAGAGAGTGCCCCATCTTTTACCTTAAGTCAGCTCCCCCCCACCCAACATTTTGTCTTTATGCAATTTGAAAGAACCAAGTGCATCGGAATGAAAAGAAACAATAGGAGTGAAGACAAGTCTCTAGCAAAGTGGGGTGACCACTACATCTGAACCCACCAAAGTTCTGGGACGTCGGCAGATGAGGAAGGCAAGCACATGCCCCAACTGAGGGCGTCGGCAGATGGGGAACTGCATGCGTGCCCCAACCTAGGATGTTGGCGGATGGGGAAACGCAAGCGGGCCCCAACTTGGCACGTTGGCAGATGAGGAAGGCAAGCACATGCCCCAACTGAGGGCGTCGGCAGATGGGGAACTGCAAGCGTGCCCCAACCTGGGAAGTCAGCGGATGGGGAAACGCAAGCGGGCCCCAATTTGGCACGTTGGCAGATGAGGAAGGCAAGCACATGCCCCAACTGAGGGCGTCGGCAGATGGGGAACTGCAAGCGTGCCCCAACCTGGGAAGTCAGCGGATGGGGAACCGAAAGCGTGCCCCAACCTGCCCGTGTGGGAAACTTAAATAAATACCTATTTTAAATGCGTTGTGTATTCGACTTATCTGTAGTCGTATGAGCATGTTGAAATGTTGGGCATCATGATCCAATCAAAAGAATATGCAGGGAAAAGTGATTTAGATAACTCCAATGCCAAGAAAAATCAAGATACCAGTATACCCTTTCTGGGACATGGCTACCGGGGTCCTAATCTGAAGCCAAGCCTGAGGGGATGGCTCAAGGGCGAACTCCAGGTGGCCCAGCCAGGCtcaagctgaagaagctaaatgGGTCAATTCTTCTGTGGGACACTATTTTGGGATTTGTGGATCGGGCAGAGGTCCTGGTGCTCTGATGCACACATCTGTAGTGATGGATTGTGAGCTTCCTTCATAGAGGAGCGgggctctcccttagagatggaGTGAGGAGCTTGGTCATTTGAGGGTAAAATTGCTTGTCCTTCACATCAAATGGAGCATGGTGATGTGTTTCTAGCCTTCTCCAACCTGAAGGAGGCCTCAGGACTGACAGAGGAGATTGTGTATCATGACTAGATTGCGAGTGACTAAGTGTCCCGCATATGATCTGGAAGAAGTGGCCAGATGCAATCACTCAAATGTGTAGTTGCATCTGGACTTAAAACATGAACTGGTTCAACCAGTTGAGTAAAGGTCAGCTTGTGGAGTAAGATTAGTTTTCACTTTGCTCAAAAAACCGCACACAGTACAATACCTACTCAACTAAATTTCAATCTGTCCATTTAGGAACAATTGTAAATCAATTTTACTTGCTTTGGTGCAAATAAAAGTAACTGTGAAATGACAACTTGAATTTTCTAGGAGCTCACTGATGCCTGATCCAGATTTGATAGGGGTCCCGTGATGACATTGTCTATCATCCAATCACTAGCTTGTCCAGAAGAATTCTCATGCTATCAGAGTTGAcaagaacacaaacaacaaGGAAAACTAGGTAAAAAGCAGTCAGGAGGTAAAAGGAGAGAGCAACTGTCTGCACCACCTGCTTAAAGATTCCCTTTAGGGCAGTATTCTTGTTGTGTCTTTGATTTGCACCAAAATGGGTAAAATTAGTTTACATGATTTGCAGTGGTTTGTGCTTGCTGGtaaacaatgtttaaaaaaacaaacaagggaaatgacttgtttttaattgtttttcaaaTCTCTTTCAGATCCAACGACATCTAGAACATGAAATCACGATAGTGACGTTTGTATCTAGTTAAATCCTAGAACCTCAACAGGGCAATAGTAATGAAACAGCTTTCCTGAGGACATGGGCTGCCTTGAGTACAATGGCACCAGATGGGCTAGGTCAGCCTGGAGTGCAGGTACACCGCCTAGAGCCACCTAGCAGCAGCTGAAAGGATCATTTAGCAGGCAAGAGACAGGGTAAGACTTTATAATCGTATTAAAGCATCTATAGCTGTGTAAGGAGGGGTTACATGACATGTTCCTTTTTCTTCCAATAACAGTAAGGCAGCATGTACCTTTATTAGTTTTTCCTAAATGCAAATGCTCAGTCTTACTAAAGATGTGTGTTTTCCTGCTCTTTCTGCAGACCAGCTGGTGCCACAGGAGTGAGGAGGCCTCACATTTGTACCTTGAGGAATCAACAAGAGTCATCAGCGCACCAAAGTTTAATGGTgcgttgttgtgtatttgaatCACTAAATAAGCCACACGCCAAGCACTATTGAGGCTCCACCCATAAATGCTCAGCATACTATACTGCAATACCTGGATAACTCTGCCTGACTTAGAAccgaaaaaaaatcctgtttttcaCTATTTTTGAAAATAATCCTGAAACATGTTCATGGTTTACTTCAGGGGTGGGAACTCCAGGCCTAAAGGGTTTTAGATAtgaccctgggtcaacacacctgaatcacatgattagttcattaccaggcctctggagaacttcaaaacatgttgaggaggttatttagccatttgaatcagctgtgttggatcaaggatgCCAGCATTTGAGgactggagttcccccacccctggTTTAATTGGACATGCATGTATGATATTGTGTCTGTGAATCTCTAAGTTAAGATTATATTACTTTTAAATTGgtccaaaatgaattaatacaGAATGGTAGTGTTAGTTTATTCCTTTACTTTTTCTTATACACATTTGATTATATTTTTatgcaacatttatttttaatgatttcatttGGAGATTTAAGCACACTATAATGTGCAGCACTGAAACTGTTCTTGATCTTGACCTAAGGTGCAAAAGACAGCCTGATACAACCACAATGTGAGCTTACATCAAGTTTCTTACTGCCATACAACTAAGGGTAATCTACTGCATGCAGGTCAGTTACAGCCTGCAAGTCATTCCAGGTCTTTCTAACCTTTTACCTTCataacatgaacattttcagtgtTATAGGCCTTCCAGGTACACAGATGTGGGTTGACAGTATGTTGAGTAATTTTCATTTCAGTACAGAAGAGAGGTCcatttaggctacgttcacactgcacaCGAAAGTGCATCAAATCCAATGttttttgaccctatgtgaCCCATATCTGATCATGGTAtaacagtgtgaacagcacaaatccaaTATTTTCAAATCTGACCCCGGTCAcattcgtatgtggtactgaatccgatacatatctgatgttttagaaagcgactgctgtgtgaacggtcatgtcacattaaatccgtcttttacatcACTGACACAAGCCAGACACCAATTATCAGCATCTGAGAAGACATCGTGAAcacttcctggccatccagtgtagatgttagtgaaactgttgggaagacaactttggagaaacgtgaacattttatttgtactgtataatctgcagattctgacagaaatttgcaactatcctttgaagcaccgctcctctaaaacagcaataaggataattattaggttatctacattattatgtaaataacacaatgacttaaagcaaaattgggaaacgtaaagtccgaaacaagtctttatattaagggccatcagtcaaacaatattgtttgctctgggtctaaacagagcgcgttgtgtgtgacgtcttcttttgcgcatgcgggccgcttcgagggttcacactagagc
The sequence above is a segment of the Oreochromis aureus strain Israel breed Guangdong linkage group 3, ZZ_aureus, whole genome shotgun sequence genome. Coding sequences within it:
- the LOC120435755 gene encoding uncharacterized protein LOC120435755, giving the protein MTVERTASLVFFTLLVGGLLISADQKIISSEAGQNVTLTCQAPNNSILVVEWKRANLDEYGLLYRDGRLYPANQHTSFKNRVELQDIELKHGDVSLILKNVMITDSGTYKCFVVMEIGNNNKSPIITINLNITDPPASDQQIFRQAGMSVNLTFLVPTGTTSVWLKRLEKYKDNEKYISYCKDLTPTHPNDQEESFKDRVEGMDCSNISGTVSVTLKNLTRNDSGTYELQGVDHGGRLFNKTVFLNVTDPGHTGGGKNNGDSRGHLGLSNDI